In Ipomoea triloba cultivar NCNSP0323 chromosome 7, ASM357664v1, a single genomic region encodes these proteins:
- the LOC116024702 gene encoding protein BCCIP homolog, translated as MPRKLTRHRRLLRYKPFGFSPFARSIAQLASDNKVKCKIYNGLQEKKFPSSSGNGVLNHTQGGKNQHSDSSDDEFEGTVQADFEFFDPKPDDFHGVKVLLQTYLNNKQWDLSGFVDLILGQPSVGTVVKIANDEDEGIYSVISALNLGRYKNSKCIMELKKFLLSACQDNNAQANLSSLLEEQSNNVGLLVSQRVVNLPPQLLPPLYDGLLDEISWATEDEPTEELRKSFCFKFYLVVSKIYKHKNADKKTLPSKSGDEAIIYVKPEEEILHELSSWSFTFPISQPVRTDELKDYRITGLVMAVEASKISKFRKQLNSLIDNS; from the exons CTCAGATAACAAGGTCAAGTGCAAGATTTACAATGGACtacaggaaaaaaaatttcccaGCTCATCAG GTAATGGGGTTCTAAATCACACCCAAGGAGGCAAAAATCAGCATTCTGATTCTTCTGATGATGAGTTTGAA ggCACTGTCCAAGCTGACTTTGAGTTCTTTGATCCCAAGCCTGATGACTTCCATGGAGTGAAGGTTCTCCTGCAGACCTACCTTAATAATAAACAATGGGATTTGAGTGGTTTTGTGGACTTAATCTTGGGACAACCCTCAGTAGGGACTGTTGTTAAGATAGCGAATGACGAAGATGAAGGAATTTACTCTGTTATCAGTGCTCTTAACTTGGGAAGATATAAG AACAGTAAGTGCATAATGGAGCTCAAGAAATTCCTGCTCAGTGCATGCCAAGATAACAATGCACAAGCTAACTTGAGCTCGCTGCTTGAAGAGCAATCCAATAACGTTGGACTGTTAGTCTCCCAACGCGTAGTAAATCTTCCTCCACAGCTTTTGCCTCCCCTTTATGATGGCCTCTTGGATGAAATCTCATGGGCTACAGAAGATGAG CCCACAGAAGAGCTTCGAAAATCTTTTTGCTTCAAGTTCTATCTAGTGGTCAGTAAAATTTACAAG CATAAAAATGCAGACAAAAAAACTTTACCAAGTAAAAGCGGTGATGAAGCTATAATATATGTTAAGCCTGAGGAAGAAATACTTCATGAG CTAAGCTCTTGGTCCTTCACTTTCCCTATCTCTCAGCCAGTCAGAACTGATGAG CTCAAAGATTACCGGATAACTGGTTTGGTCATGGCAGTGGAAGCAAGCAAAATATCCAAATTCCGAAAACAGTTAAACTCTTTAATAGATAATTCATGA
- the LOC116025767 gene encoding protein C2-DOMAIN ABA-RELATED 7-like, giving the protein MEVMEFFGLLKIRVIRGINLAVRDTLSSDPYVVITMGHQKVKSPVIKDNCNPVWNVEMTLAIRDPNLPIILTLYDKDTFTVDDHMGDAEIDIQPYLEAMKLVSQGSQSGAKVGRIDPSWENCLADESCIVWKDGKLTQEMILRLRHVECGEVEIQIEVIDAPSPKGKGILF; this is encoded by the exons ATGGAGGTTATGGAGTTTTTTGGTCTTTTGAAAATCCGGGTTATCAGAGGCATCAATCTTGCGGTCAGAGATACGCTCAGCAGTGATCCTTATGTTGTAATCACCATGGGTCATCAG AAAGTGAAATCTCCCGTTATCAAGGATAATTGCAACCCTGTTTGGAATGTGGAGATGACTCTTGCGATAAGAGATCCAAATTTACCAATCATACTC ACTCTTTATGATAAAGATACGTTCACTGTAGATGACCACATGGGAGATGCCGAGATAGATATTCAACCGTATCTCGAGGCTATGAAGTTGGTGTCCCAAGGCTCGCAAAGCGGTGCTAAAGTTGGTAGAATCGACCCGAGCTGGGAGAATTGCCTGGCAGATGAGAGCTGTATCGTCTGGAAGGACGGTAAATTGACGCAAGAAATGATCCTTCGACTAAGACATGTAGAATGCGGTGAAGTTGAGATCCAAATCGAGGTAATCGACGCCCCATCCCCTAAAGGTAAAGGCATTCTCTTCTGA
- the LOC116025202 gene encoding DELLA protein GAI1-like has translation MKRGNFNRSVQGSFAGAAASGGGGGGGGSGSSSGVSKGKKVWEESEQDAGMDELLAVLGYKVKSSDMAEVAQKLEQLEEVMGSVQGDDLSNFASETVHYNPSDLSTWVDSMISELNPGDPFLSQTESSAITSLPTQIFDDSSFDSDLTAIPGKAAYPQPPSKRFRTASTTSSTSSNMQLGAAAAWGSPSESISPSSESTRSVVLVDSQENGVRLVHTLMACAEAIQKENMKLAEALVKQIGFLAVSQAGAMRKVATYFAEALARRIYRLYPSNLNDSAFSDLLQMHFYESCPYLKFAHFTANQAILEAFANKNRVHVIDFSMKQGMQWPALLQALALRPGGPPSFRLTGIGPPSNDNTDHLQEVGWKLAQLAETINVEFEFRGFVANSLADLDASMFNIQDGETVAVNSIFELHQLLARPAAIEKVLSVIKDMKPEIVTVVEQEANHNGPVFMDRFTESLHYYSTLFDSLEGCAASEGGTVCDQDKVMSEVYLGRQICNVVACEGVDRVERHETLAQWRTRFRSAGFSPVHLGSNAYKQASMLLALFAGGDGYRVEENDGGLTLGWHTRPLIATSAWKLTS, from the coding sequence atgaaaagaggTAATTTCAATCGCAGTGTTCAGGGTTCTTTTGCCGGCGCCGCCGcaagcggcggcggcggcggcggcggcggtagTGGGAGTAGCAGCGGGGTGTCGAAGGGGAAGAAGGTGTGGGAGGAGAGTGAGCAGGACGCGGGAATGGATGAGCTTTTGGCGGTTTTAGGGTATAAGGTGAAGTCGTCGGACATGGCGGAGGTGGCTCAGAAGCTTGAGCAGTTAGAGGAAGTGATGGGGAGCGTTCAGGGAGATGACCTCTCGAATTTCGCGTCGGAAacggttcattacaacccctcAGATCTCTCCACCTGGGTGGACTCCATGATTTCCGAGCTGAACCCGGGCGACCCGTTTTTATCCCAAACCGAATCCTCCGCTATCACCAGTCTCCCCACTCAGATCTTCGACGATTCCTCTTTCGATTCAGATCTCACCGCGATTCCAGGCAAAGCCGCCTATCCTCAGCCTCCGAGCAAGCGATTCAGGACGGCTTCCACCACTTCCTCCACCTCCTCCAACATGCAGCTCGGCGCCGCTGCCGCCTGGGGAAGTCCTAGCGAGTCAATCTCTCCTTCCTCCGAGTCAACTCGCTCAGTGGTCCTGGTTGACTCGCAGGAAAACGGCGTCCGTCTCGTCCACACCTTGATGGCCTGCGCGGAGGCGATTCAGAAGGAGAACATGAAATTGGCGGAGGCTTTGGTGAAACAAATCGGTTTCCTCGCCGTTTCTCAAGCCGGAGCCATGCGAAAGGTCGCTACCTACTTCGCCGAAGCCCTAGCTCGGAGAATTTACCGTCTCTACCCTTCCAACCTCAACGACTCCGCCTTCTCCGACCTCCTCCAAATGCACTTCTACGAGTCCTGTCCCTACCTCAAATTCGCCCATTTCACCGCCAATCAAGCCATCCTCGAAGCCTTCGCTAACAAAAACCGCGTCCACGTCATCGATTTCTCCATGAAACAAGGGATGCAATGGCCGGCTCTCCTCCAGGCTCTCGCCCTACGCCCCGGCGGCCCTCCTAGCTTCCGATTAACCGGAATCGGCCCGCCGTCCAACGATAACACGGATCATTTACAGGAAGTCGGCTGGAAATTAGCTCAACTCGCGGAAACTATCAATGTCGAATTCGAGTTCCGAGGCTTTGTGGCGAACTCCTTAGCGGATCTCGACGCTTCGATGTTCAATATCCAGGACGGGGAGACGGTGGCCGTTAACTCCATCTTCGAGCTCCATCAGCTCCTCGCCCGCCCCGCCGCCATCGAGAAGGTTCTATCCGTTATCAAGGACATGAAGCCGGAGATCGTGACGGTGGTCGAGCAGGAAGCGAATCACAACGGTCCGGTTTTCATGGACCGGTTCACCGAGTCTCTACACTACTACTCCACCCTCTTCGACTCGCTCGAGGGCTGCGCCGCCAGCGAAGGCGGCACCGTCTGCGACCAAGATAAGGTCATGTCGGAGGTGTACTTGGGGCGGCAGATCTGCAACGTGGTGGCCTGCGAGGGCGTGGACCGGGTCGAGCGCCACGAGACGCTGGCTCAGTGGCGAACCCGGTTCAGGTCGGCCGGATTCTCCCCGGTTCACTTGGGCTCTAACGCCTACAAGCAAGCTAGTATGCTGTTGGCCCTGTTCGCCGGCGGCGATGGGTACAGAGTGGAGGAGAACGACGGCGGGTTGACGCTGGGTTGGCACACGAGGCCACTCATTGCCACCTCGGCCTGGAAACTCACCAGTTAA